Within Arcobacter lacus, the genomic segment ACTCTATTTTTGATAAATCAAGACTATCTTGAGAGATTAAATCAAGCAATCTTCCAGGAGTTGCGATGATGATGTCAACACCTTTTTTTAAAAGAGCTTTTTGTGGATTTATTCCAACTCCTCCAAAAATAACTGCTGATTTAAAAGGAAGATATTTTCCATAAGTTTCAACACTTTGTGCAACTTGAGCTGTAAGTTCTCTTGTTGGAGTAAGAATCAAAGCTCTAACTTGAGTTTTTTTATCTTTTAAATTACTATCTTTTAATCTTTGTAAAAGTGGAAGTGTAAATCCAGCTGTTTTTCCAGTTCCTGTTTGGGCAGCTGCTAAAACATCTTTTTTTGATAAAACCACGGGAATTGATTTTGATTGGATTGGAGTTGGTGTTGTATAACCTTCTTCTTTAATTGCACGAAGAATTTCTTTACATAAACCTAAGTTTGAAAATGACATAAGTACCTTGTTTTTTATAAACCTACAGAAGTTGTGAACTAAAGTTCCGATCTAGGTTGAATAATTTGAGTTTAGTTGAGTTGTAATTTGACTACAAAAACGAAGTCAGGCATAGACCGATGTATGCTGAAATTGTGTGATTATAGCATAAATATTGGGTTAAAAGTGGTAAAAGAATTTAAAAGAAAAATTTGAACTAAAGAATAATTATTTTCTTATCTTTTATTGATATAATTTAGTCAAATAATAATCAAGGTTTTTTATGGAATTAGTTTATTTATGGGTTGAAGAGTATAAAAATATCAAGAATCAGGGGTTTAATTTTTCGCCTAGGTTTGAGTGTAAATATGATGGTGAGAATTTAACTATTACTGAAGATAAAGATTATGTAAGTATTTTTCCTAAAAATATTAATATTACTGCTATTGTTGGAGAGAATGGGAGTGGGAAGAGTAGCCTTTTAAATTATATCAATAGTTTAGATAGAATAAATCCAAGAGGAATTATAATATATCAAAAAGATACTCAATATTTTTGTTTTTATGAAAAAGAAAAACCAACTTTATTAAAACCAACAAATTTAGATATACATTTAATTTCAAGTTTTGATTATTCAAGCAATAATCATAAGTATTATCTGAATTATATTTCTTTACCCATTTCTTCTTCAAAAGATAATCAATCAAAACATATAGATAATTTAGATTTTATTTATTTAGATGGTAAAGTAGTACCCTTTTCTTTAGGAGTATATAATACAAATTATACATATAACTTACATAATAATATTTTTTTTGTACCAAGATATATTTCTAGTGTCCTTAACAATGATTATATTTTAAATAATATTTCTTCATTTCTTAGATTTAATCACTTAAGATTAATATTAAAACCTTCATCTATCTCTTCATTAAAAGCATATAACAAAGAATTAGGGATGCCTAAAAATATATCTAAAAATGATTTTTTTGATAACACTGCTAATATAAGAAATAAAATTATTGATACTCTTTCTTACATAGAAAAATTGCATCAAACACAATTTACAAGCAATCAAAAAACTGATTTTGGTTGTTTTGATTTAAGTTTATTAATTGCATTTATAGAATTTTATCTTGTTAATACTACAAATAGTGGTAATGATTTACAGTTATACGATACTATGAATAATAAAATTTTTCAGTTACTAGAAAATCAGAAAAATGAGATAGAGAAAGGAATCAATGAAGTTAAACCCGATAATGTTAATAGATTTTTTATAAATAAATGGAATGAATCAAAAGGTTATATAAGTGCTTTTTTTGAAAAACTTAAAAAAATTAATGAATTACAAACATATTTAGAAAATAGTAATTTTTCAATAGATGAAATTTTGGAAACTCTAAAATTTTATTATCTCAATTGGATTAATGAAAGTAATTTTCATAAAAATCAATACATTGATATTCCAATAAATTCAGAGTTAAAAGAAAATATTAAAAAGATAGTAATATTTCAAAAAATATTTACTGATAAAAATATGATAATGAATCATAAAAATGGATATTTACAAGTTTTTGATTTAGATTTATATGATAGTAATACGGATATACAATATAATGAAATATCTGATGGTGAAAAGCAATTAATAAAATATTCAATAGATTTCATTTCAATATTTAACTATTATGAAACTCGTAAGAATTTGAACATTTCTATAAGTTGTATTGGGGATGAGATAGATAATCATTTACATCCAAAATGGAAACAAGAAATTATTTATAATTTTATAAATATGATTAAAACTTATAAAAAATATACAGGGGAAATTATACCTTTACATATAATACTAACAACTCATTCTCCTTTTATATTATCTGACTTACCAAAAGAAAATATCATATTTTTGGATAAAGTTAATAAAAGAAGAGAAGAAAAATATTCAAAATTAGACCTCAAAGATTTGAAAAATGGAAATTGTATAAATGTAAGTAATAATATTGAGATTAAAACCTTTGGAGCAAATATTCATACTTTACTTTCAGATGGATTTTTTATGAGTGATGGGCTTATGGGTGAATTTGCGAAAAATAAAATTGAAGAGATTAAAGAGTTTTATGAGAAAGTAAAAAAAAGTAAAAATCCAAAAGAAGAGTATAAAAAAGAGTTTGAAGATAAAATTAAAAAATTTAATCATATTCAATCTATCATTGGTGAACCATTTTTACAAACAATAATTAAAAATTATTTGGATGAACTTGAACAAATTTTTGACAATGAAACTTATAAAAAAAACAAGATGAAAGAATTTTTAGACCAATTTGAAGCAGAAGAATTACAAAAATATTTGGATGAAAAAAATGCTAAAGCTTAATTACTCAAATTATTTAAAAGATGTAAAAACCAATATTGATGATGAATTTATTACAAAATTGAATAAACCTAATTTTGATAAGCTTAAAGAAAATTTATCTCAAAGATTTTTGAGATTTAAAAAACAAAATTGTTTGTTTAGATATGTATTTTGGAAAATTAATACAAATGAGATTTTATTAGCTAAAGAAAATGATTTATTAGAGTTAATAAACACTATTGAAAATAGACTTGATAAATTGTCTGTTAAACATAAAGAAATCATTATCAAAAAAATAAAAAATCTTTTTAAATATAAAGATAAATATCAAAATGCTAGTTTAACCCCATTTTTTACAGAAAATTTCAATTTTAGAACTTGTTTTTATTGTAATAAAGATTTTATTACAAACTTTGAAAAGGAGAAAAAAGATTTAGTATCTACTTTTCAACTTGACCATTTTTATGACAAAGGAACTTATCCATATTTAGCACTTAGTTTTTATAATCTTATTCCATCTTGTCCAACTTGTAACTCTTCAAAAATAAAAGGAACAAAAAATACTTTTGAACATGATTCAAAGGTAGGTAAATTTAAAATAGAAAAATGTTTAAAACCAAATGATGAGAAATTTGACTTCCACAAAAAAGTAAAATTCAAACTACTTTTAGATGATTCTTGCAAAAACTTACATATAAAATCAAAAGATGATATAGATATAACTTTAAAGGAACAGTTTACTGATATATATGACAAATATATCGAGATTTTTAAACTAAACGAACGATACAAAGCCCACAAAGATATAGTTTACGACATGATACAAAAAGCAGAGCTTTATCCTCAAAGTAGCCTCAAAGAGTTAGAAAATTTAACTGGTATTCCATTTCAGCAAATCAAAAAAGATATTTTTAATCTCATAGATGAAAATGAAGATTTATCAAAACAACCATTTTCTAAACTAATAGTTGATATGAGTAAAGAGTTGGGGATTATATAGTTTTTTTAAACTATCTTTTTCCTATCAACTGACCAAATATTTTGCCCAAATTTACAGTTTCATTTTTTGGAAGTTCCACATCTTTTGCAAGATTTGGAAACTCTAAAATTGCACTTTTTACTTCATCTACTATTTGTTTATACTCTTTGATTCCATGTTTTAATGCTAGTTTTTCAAGATGATTTATATTTGGATTTTTTCCCTCATTTAAATATGTAGTGCTGTGTTCAGTTCCCACTCCATAAGAAAAAGTTAAATCATAAGCGGGAGTTAATTTCCAACTGTTTTTTTCATCTAACATAAAAGAGAAGTTTTTGGCGTGATCGTCACGATTATGTGTAAAAAGATTAAAAACGGCTAATCTAAAAAGTTTTTTTACTTCATTTATATCTTTTGTTAGATGAAAACATAAAGTCAATAAATCATCGTAATCAAGTGAGGGAATTCTAAAATCACTATGAACTAATCCAGCCACACTATGAATATGCACTCTATTATCTTTTATTCTATCAAATCTTTTTATCGCAAAATAGCTATTTTTTTTGCCTTTTAGTAACTTTGTTTCAGGTATTTCAATATTTGCTTTTTTTGCCATCAAAGAGTAAATATATTCTATTTTTCCAATATTTAATCCATCGTTTGAGTTTGGAAATTTGATTATATAGTGTTCAAAACCCTCTATTAATTTTTGGCTTCCATGAATTATGTTATTTTGTTCATTTATTTGTGCCATTATTTTTGGTCTAGCTCCTGCACTACTTCCACCAATAGCCAATAATGTATCAAGAAGTTCATAACTAGAACCATTTAAAATATTGATTGAATAGTTTGCTAAATCATCTAAAATAATCTCTTGATTTTTAGTTTCAATCTCTTCATATATTGGCTCATAACCTAAAGCCCCTATTCCAAACTTACCAACATAACACAATCTATCAAGTGGTGTAATATCGTGAAAATTTATTCCTTTTGACATAAGATGTCTATCTAAAAGCAGTTTTCCCCAACCATCAGGCAAACTATCTGCAAAAACTCCAAATAAACCATCAAAAATATTGTCATTGCAAACTTGCAACTCTTTTTTTAATGGCAAAATATAAGGAGAAATTTCAATGTCTTTTTTTATAAAACTTTCATCATATTCAAAATATATTTTTCTATTTTTTAGTGCTAATTTTCCAACAAAAAGTTTGTTATCAAAATGATTTAAAAATACATTTACTGTTTTTATCATTTTATAGCTCCTCTTTTTTTGATTGGTTTTATTTTTAATAAATCTTCCATAGATTCGTATTGTTCATCTTTTTCATTTGCAATATTTTTAAAATCATCTAAACAATTTAAAACTAATGCAACTTTTAGCAAAGATTCAAAAGAGATTTCTCCACTTGATTCAAATCTTTTGATACTTCCAAAACTTACTCCACTTTTGTTGGAAAGTCCTTCTTGTGTTAGGTTTAAAGATAATCTTTTTTGTTTGAATTTATCTTTTAAATCTTGCATTATAGATTTTGGAGTTGAGATATTAATAGCTAACATATTAATCCTAAAATAGATATTTTACTTATTATAGCTAAAATATTATCTATTAATACTTTTATTCTAAAACTTTATTCTTATAATATATTTTTTTTGGCTATACTATAAACTATCTAATCAAAAACTTACAAAGAAAGAACAAAAAATCAATGAATCTATTATCAAAAAATAGCCCCGTAGAAGAATCAATTTTAAAAATGAAAGCTGTATTAAATGATGTTGGTTGTGAAGCCTCATTTTCACAAGAAAAAAATCCTTTAAAAAACTGCTTTTCAGTAAACTTAGCTTCAAATGAAGCACCAAATCATATCTATTCAAATGGAAAAGGTGTTATTTCAAAAGCTTCAATCGCAAGTGCTTATGGTGAATACATCGAAAGATTACAAACGAACAACTTTTTTATAGATTTTCATCTTCCAAATAGAAAATATTATCCAGATGAAGTTGCTTTTGAATTTGGAGGAGATTATTTAAATAAAGAATTAAAAAAGATTTACAATCCAAATAAGGATTTGGAAGATAAAGATTTAGTTGATTTTAACAGTGATTATATGGATAAAATAGTTGCTCTTCCTTTTATAAATCAAACAAATAGTAAAAAAACATATATTCCAATAAATATTTTGAGTAATCTTTTTGCTAGTAATGGTTTAGCAACAGGAAATACAGCAAATGAAGCAAAAGTTCAAGCTTTAAGTGAAATAGTAGAAAGATATGTAAAATTTAAAATTATTAAAAATGGTTTTTCTCTTCCAACTTTTCCTAGTGAAGTTATTAAATCTTTTCCAAAAGTTTATGAAGATGTTCAAAGTTTAAAAAAGTTAGGTTATATAGTTGAAGTTTTAGATGCTTCTTTAGGTGGAAATTTTCCAGTAACTGCAATATCTTTAATAAACCCAAAAAATTCAACTCTTTTTGTCTCTTTTGGTAGTCATCCTATTTTAGAAGTTAGCTTAGAGCGAACTATGACAGAACTTATGCAAGGAAGAGATTTAACAAATCTTGATGGATTTGAGATACCAACTTTTGATATGGAATTGGTTAGCAATAATTTTAATTTAGAAGCGCATTTTATTGATTCTAATGGAAAATTAGGATTCCAATTTTTAAATAAAATTAAAGATTTTGAATATTCTTCATGGAAATATGAAGGAAATAGTAGTGAAGAAGAGTATGAGTTTTTATTTGATATTTTAAAATTTCAAAACAAAGATATTTATCTAAGAGAATATACATATTTAGATTTTTATTCTTGTCAAATGATAGTTCCAGATTTTTCAGAAGTTTATCCAATAGATGACATGATTTATAATAATAAAAATCAAGGTAAACTAATAAGAGATATGGTTTTAAATTTTGAAAACTATGATTTAAATGATATTTTAGATTCGATTGATAGTCTTGATGATTCTTTAAATATGCAACTTTTTTTAGGTGTGATTTTCAAAGAAAACTTTATAATGCAAGATTTTAGAGTCCAACTTTTATTACTTTTAAAAGAGTTTGATGAAGCTCTTGAAATATTAGAGTTTTCAGATAATAAATTTGGTCATTTAATAGCTCAACTAATTAGAATGGAGAATGAAAACTTAGTTTGGGAAGATTATGAAGAAGCACTTTATAATATTTATGGAGAAGAAAAAATTCAAAAAGCATTAAATATTATTGAAGGAAAAGAGTTCTTTATCAATAGAACTTTACATCAAGATTACCATAATATGCTAAATATGTATGATAAATTGGAGACTAAAAAAATTGCATTTTATAAAAACTAATTTGCTATAATCAACAAAATAAAAAAGGAAGAATATGCAATATATAGAAACATCAACAAAAAGTGTTCAACAAATTGTTGATTCAATAAAAGAAATAGCTCCAAAGTATAAATTTGGTGTTCAACATGTTCATACAATAAAAGAGACATTAAAATCAAAAGGAATTGATTTAAAAAATGATTGTCAAGTTGTTGATATCTGTAATCCTGTTGTTGCAGAAAAGTTTTTAAGTGAAGATATATCTCTTTCTTCTATTATGCCTTGTAAAATTGCTGTTTACACTCAAGATGGAGAAACATGTATCACAATGAATTCTTTAATTCAATTAGTTGATGATATAAATCCTGATTTACTAGAAGTTGCACAAGAAACACAAGAAGAACTTTTAAAAATTATAGATGAAGTAAAATAGGTTTTATTATGGAAATAATTTATAAAATATTTGAAATTGGTATTGTTTTATTTTTTATTTATATGATTATTAAAGTTTTTCGTTGTAAATTCGGAAAATGTAATTTAAAATAGAGAAAATAATATGATAAACCAAATTGATGTAAATAGCGTAAATAGTGTTTCACAACTTATTCAACTTTCTGTTGCTCCTGTTTTTTTACTTGCTGGACTTGCTGGACTTCTAAATGTTTTTACATCTAGACTTTCAAGAATTATTGATAAAATCGACAGATTAGACAAATTTGAAAAAGAGACTGAATCTTTAAAAGATGATGTGATATTAGCTGAAAAAATAAAACAAAGAAGAAAATTTTTAACTATGAGAATGAGAAATACAAACTTAGCTATTTTATTTGGCACAAGTACAGGATTACTTATATCTTTAGTAATCTTAACTATGTTTTTAAGTGCAATTTTTGAGTTTAAAGACTCTTTATTTATAGCTATTTTATTTATCTTAGCAATGACTTGTTTGATTATCTCTTTATTTTTATTTTTAAGAGAGATTTTTTACACAACTATTTTTATAAAAACTAGACAAAGTTTTATTCCATAAAATATATAAATACAAATTAGAGTTATTAAACCCTAATTGTATCTTTCCCATCGAACTCTTTTGCATCTGCTTGTTCGATAATTCTTTTAGATATACTGAAAGTTTCTTGAGCTACTTGATTTGCTTCTGAAGCGCTATGTGCATTTAATTGAGTTATTTGATCCAGATTATTAACTGCATCATTTATTTGAACCATTCCTGTTGATTGTTCTTTACTTGCAACTGTAACATTGCTTATTAAGTCAAGTGTCATTGAAATATTTTCATTTAATTCACTATATCCTTCTATCATATTAGAAGCTATTTCTTTACCTTCTTCTGTCTTTTTATGAGCATTTTCAACCAAAGCTTTTATTTGTCTTGCTGCTTCTGCACTTCTACTAGCTAGTGTTCGCACTTCTCCTGCAACAACTGCAAATCCTTTTCCAGCTTCACCTGCAGTTGCTGCTTCAACAGCTGCATTTAAACTTAAAATATTTGTTTGGAATGCTATTTGGTCAATTACTGTAATTGCCTCACTAATTGCTGATGTTTGCGTATTTATTTCATCCATTGATATAACTGTTTTATTTGCCAAATCTTGTCCTAAAGTAATAGATTCTTTTACTTTATTTCCATAATCTGCCATTTTAATTGTAGTTTGATTGTTGTTTGTAATATTTGAAGTAATCTCTTCAAGTGAAGCTGCTGTTTCTTCCAATGAAGCTGCTTGAGAATTCGCAGCAGTTGCAATTTTATTCATATTTGTACTTAAAATAGTTGCATTTTTACTTAAAATCAATCCCGATTTTTTATTTTCAATAAGAGTTTCAGTGATTACATTTCCCAAAATATTTACATCTTTTTCTAACTCTTTAATAATTCCTCCAAGATCATTTTCTGCTAATTTTGGTCTAAAATCAAGTTTTGAATAAGAAGTTAAAACTTTTAAAATATTTGAAATATTTGTATTTAAAGTCTCTAACATCTCATTTATAATATTTTTTAACTCATTTAAAGAAGGATTATTAGTACCTTGTTCGATTTTTGCATCTAAATGCCCTTTATTGATTAAGTTTGCAACTCTTATCGTATCAGCTATCAAATCTCTATCTTTTTTGACATTTACTTTAGTTTCTTCTATATTTTTATTTATTA encodes:
- a CDS encoding AAA family ATPase; protein product: MELVYLWVEEYKNIKNQGFNFSPRFECKYDGENLTITEDKDYVSIFPKNINITAIVGENGSGKSSLLNYINSLDRINPRGIIIYQKDTQYFCFYEKEKPTLLKPTNLDIHLISSFDYSSNNHKYYLNYISLPISSSKDNQSKHIDNLDFIYLDGKVVPFSLGVYNTNYTYNLHNNIFFVPRYISSVLNNDYILNNISSFLRFNHLRLILKPSSISSLKAYNKELGMPKNISKNDFFDNTANIRNKIIDTLSYIEKLHQTQFTSNQKTDFGCFDLSLLIAFIEFYLVNTTNSGNDLQLYDTMNNKIFQLLENQKNEIEKGINEVKPDNVNRFFINKWNESKGYISAFFEKLKKINELQTYLENSNFSIDEILETLKFYYLNWINESNFHKNQYIDIPINSELKENIKKIVIFQKIFTDKNMIMNHKNGYLQVFDLDLYDSNTDIQYNEISDGEKQLIKYSIDFISIFNYYETRKNLNISISCIGDEIDNHLHPKWKQEIIYNFINMIKTYKKYTGEIIPLHIILTTHSPFILSDLPKENIIFLDKVNKRREEKYSKLDLKDLKNGNCINVSNNIEIKTFGANIHTLLSDGFFMSDGLMGEFAKNKIEEIKEFYEKVKKSKNPKEEYKKEFEDKIKKFNHIQSIIGEPFLQTIIKNYLDELEQIFDNETYKKNKMKEFLDQFEAEELQKYLDEKNAKA
- a CDS encoding type II toxin-antitoxin system HipA family toxin, yielding MIKTVNVFLNHFDNKLFVGKLALKNRKIYFEYDESFIKKDIEISPYILPLKKELQVCNDNIFDGLFGVFADSLPDGWGKLLLDRHLMSKGINFHDITPLDRLCYVGKFGIGALGYEPIYEEIETKNQEIILDDLANYSINILNGSSYELLDTLLAIGGSSAGARPKIMAQINEQNNIIHGSQKLIEGFEHYIIKFPNSNDGLNIGKIEYIYSLMAKKANIEIPETKLLKGKKNSYFAIKRFDRIKDNRVHIHSVAGLVHSDFRIPSLDYDDLLTLCFHLTKDINEVKKLFRLAVFNLFTHNRDDHAKNFSFMLDEKNSWKLTPAYDLTFSYGVGTEHSTTYLNEGKNPNINHLEKLALKHGIKEYKQIVDEVKSAILEFPNLAKDVELPKNETVNLGKIFGQLIGKR
- a CDS encoding helix-turn-helix domain-containing protein, whose amino-acid sequence is MLAINISTPKSIMQDLKDKFKQKRLSLNLTQEGLSNKSGVSFGSIKRFESSGEISFESLLKVALVLNCLDDFKNIANEKDEQYESMEDLLKIKPIKKRGAIK
- a CDS encoding YcaO-like family protein; this translates as MNLLSKNSPVEESILKMKAVLNDVGCEASFSQEKNPLKNCFSVNLASNEAPNHIYSNGKGVISKASIASAYGEYIERLQTNNFFIDFHLPNRKYYPDEVAFEFGGDYLNKELKKIYNPNKDLEDKDLVDFNSDYMDKIVALPFINQTNSKKTYIPINILSNLFASNGLATGNTANEAKVQALSEIVERYVKFKIIKNGFSLPTFPSEVIKSFPKVYEDVQSLKKLGYIVEVLDASLGGNFPVTAISLINPKNSTLFVSFGSHPILEVSLERTMTELMQGRDLTNLDGFEIPTFDMELVSNNFNLEAHFIDSNGKLGFQFLNKIKDFEYSSWKYEGNSSEEEYEFLFDILKFQNKDIYLREYTYLDFYSCQMIVPDFSEVYPIDDMIYNNKNQGKLIRDMVLNFENYDLNDILDSIDSLDDSLNMQLFLGVIFKENFIMQDFRVQLLLLLKEFDEALEILEFSDNKFGHLIAQLIRMENENLVWEDYEEALYNIYGEEKIQKALNIIEGKEFFINRTLHQDYHNMLNMYDKLETKKIAFYKN
- a CDS encoding DUF302 domain-containing protein, coding for MQYIETSTKSVQQIVDSIKEIAPKYKFGVQHVHTIKETLKSKGIDLKNDCQVVDICNPVVAEKFLSEDISLSSIMPCKIAVYTQDGETCITMNSLIQLVDDINPDLLEVAQETQEELLKIIDEVK
- a CDS encoding DUF2721 domain-containing protein; its protein translation is MINQIDVNSVNSVSQLIQLSVAPVFLLAGLAGLLNVFTSRLSRIIDKIDRLDKFEKETESLKDDVILAEKIKQRRKFLTMRMRNTNLAILFGTSTGLLISLVILTMFLSAIFEFKDSLFIAILFILAMTCLIISLFLFLREIFYTTIFIKTRQSFIP